Genomic window (Lycium barbarum isolate Lr01 chromosome 2, ASM1917538v2, whole genome shotgun sequence):
TCCGAAATCAGAAACCTTTGCTACCCATTTGTCATCCAACAAAATGTTTGTAGTTTTCACATCCCTATGGATGATAGTGTACCTTGCACCAGTGTGAAGATAGTGAAGACCTCTGGCTGCACCAATACAAATATCCAATCTTTGCTTCCATGATAAAGGTGGCTTGTTGTGCTTGTACAGGTGCTCTCTCAATGTCCCATTAGCCATATAATCATAGACTAATATCATCTCTCCATTGTCTTCACAAGCCCCAATCAATGAGACCAAATGCCTATGTCTAAGTTTTGAGAGCAAATCTATCTCGGTTTGGAACTCATGAAGACCTTGTTCAGAAGAAGGGTTTGCTCTTTTAATAGCAACGATAGTCCCTCCGTCAATCTCTCCTCTATAGACTTTACCAAATCCTCCAACTCCAATAACTCGTGACTCGTCGAAATTCTTGGTACCATGTTTTATCTCATCAAAGCTGAAGCGCCTACAAAGTCCTCCACCCATGTTGGAAATGTGACTACTTCTACTGCTCTTGCCTGAGATAGTTGTTCTAGTTTCTGTAGTCCTAGAACTGCTATAAATTGGTAACCAACCACCTCTGCTAGACTTATTCCCTCCGTTGCTCATATTCTTCCTGCGCTTCACAAACGCAAGTACACCAAGAACAATACCAAAGCCAGCTGCCATCCCTACAACTGAACCAGCTATTATGCCTTTCTTACTAGTTTTGTTTGATGCAAATGATGGTTTTGGCTGAGAATCAGTGGCTAGAACTGGTGGCGGTGATGGCACAGGATTGGGCCCCGCCAAATTCCCCGTTGTATCGTTGATCTTAAAAATTTCTAATCCGTTGAGGATTACATCGTAAAACTGGGCTCTCGTCTTATCAGAAGGATGTAAAGCCACCCACATTTCTTGATCATCACCAGGTTGAGCTGTTGCATATATTACAAAGTCCTTATATGCAGGCACACCTTGGGCAGCATACAATGCAATCAAATCAACATCTTCTAAAGCAGTCTGattattaatatatatgttgAACACCCTCTGATTCATCCTTTTCATTTCAAAATCACAGAAATGTAACCGCACGAGATAAGTAAAATTTGCATCAATTTGGAAGATCCAAGTGAGATTATAATTCCTATTAACATCTGGATTCGGCCCCATGGATCGTGCTGTCCTATAAACATCCACCGGAGCAATATATTCGGGTAAGTTAGAAGGATATGCAATTTTGAGACTGTTATTAGCTACAGATGTGATACCAAAGGATGCACCAAACAAATATGGGGCGTCATCATACCATATTCTTCCCAGGCCCGAGTCATTACCTGCTGGAATATACTGTCCACCGATGTTTAACCTGAACATGGTTTGCATAAAAGAATCTTGTGTATCCGTAGTCTGATCTGTGAACCCCACCATAGTCGCAGCTTGAAAGATTTCAGGCATTGAAACAATCTCAACTCCATTGATAAAGGCAAAAGCATCCTTGTATACAGATGAAGGGCTAAAGGTGATGTTAAGGGTGCTAGTTTGGAGAGGGACAAGAGTGAATTCCCTTATGATATAAGCTTGTGTTAGTGCCTGTGCTATGATTGAGGCACTGAAGTTGTTGAGAAGAGTAAACTCCCCAACGGTTACAGAAAAGAATGAATTGGAACAGTTGAAATTGtcataagaagaaggataaaAATGAAGTCTGATCCAATGGCGAGATTTAGGAGAAATAGGGAACGTATACGCGGTTTGTGTCTTGAAAATCCTAGCAGTCATGTAAGGAATATCAGAAGTCAATGAAGGATCTTGGTATTTAGCTTTAGATGTgattgaattactagaagaagaagaggaaagaTATGTGGAATCTGGACTCCAGATCCTGCCATCTGCATCTGTGGCATTATTTGTAGCCCCACAAGCCAAAACAAATGAATAAGAATTTGTGTCATTTTTAGATGAATTCACCTTGCTTAGGATGGAACAAAATGTGGTTACTATAACCAGAAAATTTACACAAGTGCAAAGTTTCATTGCTGCTTCTCATGTATAGGCAATAGATATCAATAAGAACGAAAGACATAtgatggcattattagccattaAGCTTAACAAGGTCTCTCACCTTTAATGGATTTCATCCATAGACAAGGGATAAATAGCAAAGAAAATGGAGATCAAAGATAAGAAGTTTCAATATGAGATTTTTTATTTCCAATGGATTTTACAgagttcttttctttctttcttgctatGTGTTTTTCCTTGAATGAGTATTAGGATTGAGAAACGTTAGCTACGGTAAGTTAGTGGTAAGGGAAGTTTTGGTAACGTCTAGTACCTCTTTTCCCTCTGTATTCATTGATCTATTAAATAGGGGCcattaaatattattaatattgAGTCAATGTTCATAGGCACAGGTTATGTGAGACATTCTTATTGTTTGACAGGTTAATTTGTGACCCACTTGTTTAAttaatgaaagaaaaagaaacgCAATGCAAAACTATTCCAAATTAAAGCACCAAAATATCGACTTGTATGCATAATTTTATACGTGAATAGCAAAGCTATTTCTGCTTTTTACAAAATGAGATAGTGTAAAATTTTCTGTTTAAAGGATATGGAGAATTTACTTGAAATCGAGTCATCATATAAAGCTTTACAGAATAACGAATtcctattaattaattaattaattatatacatAGAGTTTATCAAAAAGAACAAAACTTGAAAAGAATGACCATCAAAGTTGTGGTGGGTGGTAAACAATCTCTATCCTTAATTAGAGGTTTTGACTTCTTGCATTGGAAATATAATTGTCTCTGATAGTGATTGTTTTATCTTTTAAAAAATTTCGGCGTGAATTCAAATTAGTCAAGCCCCAAATGAGTACCAGACAACAAGTGGgaagcttaaaaaaaaaatggagcaaAAAAACAACTTATTCAATTGACTTGAATATTTTCTTAAATGTCAATTGTTGCTTTTCCAAATTGGACATCCTTTCACCCTAACTTTTCCCAAACTAATATAAGgtgagtccgcaacttaaatgacccaaaatgtggagtccgcaacttaaatgacccaaaatgtGATGAAAGGTATCAAAATATCCCAGTAAAAAAAAAGTGACCGAAATACCTTTTACGCattaaattagtgcgcaataggaccaaACTGCAATTTTGCAGTtgagtcctattgcgcactaatttagtgcacaATATGGCTTTAATAAAATCCCTGCCAGCTTCATTTCCGAGCTACTCTTCTTCACCTCCTCCATTTTGACTCTTTCAACATActttagcccccccccccccccccaccacaaTAACAAATCACGTCTCAAAGCTCTGAAATGTCAAACTTTGCTATAGAACCCGATGTTTGTGAATGTGGTTATTATTGTAAGCTAAAAACATCAAGGACCGAAAATAATCCGGGGCGTCGTTTTTGGcattgtaaagtgcccgaagtaagtgtttaTACAATTTTTTAGGGTTTAattttttttcacattatctacatattttacttttaaaaactgattttcttgtaatgtttataggatatgggcggttgcaaacattttcgttgggaagatagcattcccgtggataaaacggtggcggcGAAGATTAAAAAGCCTCCTGTTGATAGAGATACCACAACTTCACGTATCTCAAGAGATACCGTGAAGTTTGACTTGCAATTTAAGCTTATGGAAGCTAAAGAAAAGATTGACCTTTTGGAGGTCTTGCTAAGAGAAtccaaagaaaaacaaagttttctcaaggctaaccttagagaaactcaacacgagaaaaatgttttaaaagaaaaactgaaattttggaagattatttgtgctatgttgttgttgtttattatttctatgtattttgtttattaagtttaatatttctatgtattttgtttttctatgtattttctatttattttgtTATATTTATGTACTTTGTTTTTATTAGTTGCACGTTTTCATTTATTACATAATCctcaccctttatgtactaatttatatggttttttttttaattgtgaattgttgaactttttatgtattTTTAACTCTAAGAAGATTATTTAAATTAGTAATAGactataacaatcaaagcaaattaaaaacatactaaaaatattcaaattggtggcttcatcataaactaaaaatacaaattaaccgcACGAGTCTGAAACTTAAATTACCCAAAATCTAAGAgagtgaaccaaaataacccctaatcatcattagaatagaagtcctcaatatcgtcctcagaacaatattttgggtttcttaagacatatcatttttctgtagatgttaattctctatttgttgatgatgcttgttcttcgaccaactttagcatgtaaaatctacaacgtcttgctatcattctgttgttttcttttctaatcctttgtacgacaagctcgcaagtttatggacctactcgaggcatggttattgagtaccttgttttgatttgagcgttgagattttccaagtcacgaacaagacgttctgattcggcatgcCGATGTGCCAATTCTCGGCATAACCTGCAAAAATATTCtcgtggatctgaatatttcacgcaacaaaaatcatcattatgctctataagaaggtggggtttcaaatcgtctagtttgaaatcattgTTATCAAGAAAACTTGATTCACTGGAAtagctgctatgatttgaactatcatcaccactgctattcaaatcatttggaaggaataaagaccaatctacatttctactactcgacattgaatatgttgtagtctaataacaaatgaaaggctacttatatagatggaaacccccaagtaccctcagGGGTGGtcattatgaccctacctacttactttattataaaataaatattaatcTCCATCGGAtatctcacagtccgaatcccacttggatctgaatCTTACATAACCATGTTGACCATATGCTATTCTTAGGCAACGTAttttcatccgattgttctcttcgcgaaaacgggtAAGAGCAAAATTCAACTCTTATGGAGTgtcacgaggcattgacataacacatttttttgggcgtttaagccctaatgACCTCAAGTTTTGTTCAAGTGTTGCAGCCTTCCTGACACGCCAATCCCACTCTTCTCTCATTGTGTTATTGTACTGTCGATTGAATCTGTTGTTCGGGttatttgagtatttaaaatcatcatctagttcccatttcctacccattgcttcgaatATGTCTTGTGggataaaacatgtaatagaaccaATATCAGCAAATTGGGTATAGAATGACATGATAACTCATTTTTAATGTGAATGCTAATTGTTCATCAATCATGTTATATGCTACTTCTTGATTTGACAACAACaacttatattgcgcaacatttagaTGCAAAAAATATGAGTTTTTAGAAtgacatgcttgatttgacaacaccaacttatattgcgcaacatttatatGCGCAAAACATGAGTTTTTAGAATgtcatgcttgatttgacaacaccatgctgcattatttgaccgctttttatgacactaacttgtgttgcgcaacatttaaatgtgCAATATATGAGCCATAGATGACACCCTATGCttgtccgctttttatgacacactatgcttgatgtgacaacacaatgctgcattatttgtccgctttttatgacactaacttgtattgcgcagcatttaaatgcgcaatatattagccatagatgacacactatgcttgtccgctttttatgacacactatgcttgatgtgacaacacaatgctaTATTATTTGACCACTTTTTATAACACTAACTTGTATAGCGAAACAATTAAATGTGCAATAAATGATCCATAGATGACACACTATACttgtccgctttttatgacaaactatgcttgatgtgacaacacaatgctgcattatttgtccgctttttatgacactaacttgtattgCGCAGCATTTAAATGTGCAATATATCAGCCATAGATGACACACTATACttgtccgctttttatgacatactatgcttgatttgacaacacaatgctacATTATTTGTCTGGTTTTTATGACACGCTATTCTTGATGTGATAACACAATGCTGCATTGTTTCAAAAATCTTATCCTATTGCGCAACATTTTCATGCGCAAAGTATTGCGCAGTATTTTCATGCGCAATAGGGTTCCCACATTTTTTAAATGTTCACTTTTGCGCTCATATtttgcctatttaatatgaatgttggatgaggtaaaaactcatccatttcataaatTTAAGTCTTTTAAGTTCTTGAAAAAACTAAAACTTCAAAGAAAAAATGTCTTCTCCTTCTTCAACCGTTAAGGTTTctctattttgggatggagatatacTTGATGACAATAATACCGTTtgttatagtatcaaaccaaaagcccatgtaAAGTTTCCAACAACCTTAAATTACGAAACATTAGTCACTTACCTACACAAAAAAATAAACACTGATCCCACAGAATATGGATTATCTGTAATTGACCGATATCCACACAGCGTTTCACAAGGCTTAATGCTttatggtgtgtggaatattaATGATGATGACTCTTTGAGGGAGTATTTGAGGGCGCCTGAAGAATATAGGGATTTAGTCACCATTTATGTTTTAGAAATGTATATAGAAAAGATACCTGAAGAAGTCCCTCAAGTACAGCCtacacttatggggactttagttctgatggacacattttgagtggtcaagttccgctggaaactctaagccagtaatttaatcaaacttacattgaaaattggtaaatatccatttttaaattattattttgtgtagtagcacgtgtttaGTTTATTTATTGGCAAATATACATTTTTGGTATCTTTGTAGGGATTACACACCTGATATGAGTAATATTGGGAAAAaatctcagttcggtggagttgaaaattattcacaaaactcgccagtggtaccaaatgaTGATTTTGGGCAATCCACTCAGTTCGGTGGAGATGATCTTTCTCCAAACCATGACAATATAGATCAATATTggtaggttcatcaccttgatattaaataatcCATAAATATTTGATGtttgtatttaaaatatgttacttttcgtgtagtaagaggcctttcttagatggtgATGATTGTCCAAATTATTGTGAGACATCATAAAGTGATAGCGAACCGAATAATACAGAAGGaaccgatgatgatgatgatgaagacgaAGAGGTCGATGTTCAATCTGGCAGGTATCAAGCAAATTTAATAACATTGATGCAAAGTCCGCTGCTGCAAAACCCAACTCCCGAAAGCCCTCTCGAAAGCCCAATGCAGTGGCATTCTGACAATATTCCATATCTAGACAATCTTCAAGGTCGTGCCGATGCCTTTGTCTTCACCAAAGAAGATGATCAATGTCATAAAAAAATGTGGAAAGAACTGGCCGATCTTATAAAAGATGATTGCTACCTTGAAAAAGGGATGGTGTCCGGATAAAAAAAGTCATTACAAAGCCAGTCAAAATTTATTGTTACAAGGAAATTAGGGAGTATAGGGTTGATGAATCAACCAGAAAAatatggagactagtttgtaGACGACAGTATCAAGGATGTGCATGGATGCTTCGGGGAATTGAAAAGCCCGATGATATGTGGGTTATCACAAAATTTGATAAATGTCATACATGTGATATGGGAGAGAATCGAGtagatcattttaatttagatataaatatGATTGCTCAAGTGCTACTTAAAGACGTTGCCGAACCCCCAAGGTAACCTATTCGACCTAGTTCATTATAATTCTTACATCAATTAAATTGTCATTGCTAAGTGTTGTCTGTTTAAAATTGTGGAGAATCCCCATCAAAGATTTCATAAGAAACGTTAAGATAgtatattaaaaaacaataagCAAGAGAAAGAGATATCTTAAGCCAGAGCTCTTCCAAGACGTTGCCcaggtatatggcagctctacaaaaATTCATTGCTGGACTGTTGTAGAGTGGAGGCTTCTGGCCGGTAATATTTTCAACTATGTgtttttgggcattcaaaccatctattgatggttttgctcactgtcGGCCAGTTATATCCATATATTGCACGCATGTATATGATGTATAGGACATCAAGCTATTGATTGcagtaggaatggatgccaatggatCGATATTCCCTATTTCTTTCGTAATTGCcactaacgagagcaacgacacatgggggataTTTTTGACACATTTGAGGCAGCATTttattaaggatcgtatgggCATATGCGTGCTATCTGATTGACATCGAGGCATAATGCACTGCATGTCTACTTTGgaggggtggcagcctccctttgcttaccatcgctattgtttaaggcacattAAGGCAAATTTTCAAATGAAGTTTGGAAACGGCACACTCAAAAAATTGATGTGGGCGGCTACGATGGAGCCTCAACAAAAAAAATGGCTTGTGAGGATGGAGACGATCAAGGTAGTGAGTCCAGAAGCATATACATGGTTGAAGAAAAtcaaagttgaaaaatggacattACATGCTGATGAAGGCAGGAGATGGGGGTCGCTTACAACAAACAGCTCggagtcattcaatggtttgcTAAAATCTGCTCGGGGACTACCTGTTACTGCAATGGTAAGAATGACTTTCATGCAAGTTGTGGAGTGGTTTGTGACAAGAACCAAGCAAGCCAGAGCCATATTAGTAGAGGGTGggagatggatgccaaaaccttTTAAAATGATGGAGCATCATAGGCAAAAATGTCAGCTGCACAAGATGACCGAGTATAGCCTGATtgaacatgtgtatgaagttagaacaGGTTATTACCAAGGTAGGGGAGGAAACATAGATACCGTTTATGAGGGCATGAAAACGTGCAATTGTGGTAAGTGGAAAAcataccacatgccgtgttctcatgccgTCAAGTGTTTCGAGGCAATGGGAAAAACGGTATCAAGTTATGTGGCATCGGAATACAGCGTCAAAAGTTACGCTAAAGCATATGCTGGCCGCTTCTACCCACTTGGTTGTCACAACCCACGACggtgagtcgtgacgagtgtctgatctctagtgaccaatcACCCCTCTACTCATACCTGGATAACACTGAACAACAAAGGCCCATGAATAACCCCAtctgaactatactgactcaAGAAAAGATAACATCATGAGATCTGTACCATCATaatacattatatacatatatatactgaaagGAACGGTGCAAgctgactaggccgctacatatgttgtacaaaaaagaataggccgacaaggctacatcacatgtcatctacatacaagtgtctacagacctctactggaatataaagctgtagaaaggacgggacagggcccccgtcatacccatatacatacacatctcaaaataatagcataccaaaataaactgcAGCTTCGGAGCAAGTGGAACGCACTGACTGgcgctggatagaagtcctactgagctggaccgcctgtctgtctacctgaacctgcgggcatgaacgcagcccccccgagcaacaggggagtcagtatggacaatgtactgagtatgtgaggcataagagtaacatgtacataagaatcatgataggaatctgaaactcataagtcAAATGGTTGTCTGAATGCATCTGCATGACTGATTATCTAAAAacatctgtataactgaaagtgcctctacAGTGTATGATATACATGCTCTCttacaaaaatcatatacatctatatatatagtaaactgccggaccatataggtacggtgttatcatCAAATGAATAGTatactgcctggccatataggcacggtgttatcatcatcatcctgcgtctgggcatcccgcttctgggacgatatcataagctgcccactgcagtagtATGTCTGCCtggccgactatagtgcggcaCGGTGTTATaatgcccggccatgtaggcgcggtgttatgaacatatatacatatatgtaaatgCATGAAATACTCATGAAAAGTGTACTCTGGACTACTCTGAGCGACCTAAGATCTCTGGAAGCCATAGACATAAAATATAGGAAATCAAGGATACAATGAATCctgtaccatctaagagtagagtctttggaacttgctcgCTTACTGTATTCATTCAgataataaggatcatgccaaaataatgAAAGGGacgaccttaacataccttgaagcgtatctaatcgtccaacatctacttctcgaacttataaatctacaatcaagataacataggccacaattagaccATCTATATCACTTACTATCCAATTTTAGTACGAAAGGAACTTAACAAatttcggacagcatctcctttgtaaacttaacaatccctcaattaccaattcaacccaaacaccaacaacaacaacaattgatCATACGGTAACATAAACAAGAAAGAGtctttccaaaattctaattaAAATCAGCCCACAAGGCAATCATATCATCAAATTGGGTTATGTCTCCACAACACCATCTCCTTCACCTTAAACTACTAAAACTCTTGATGATTAACTTAAACACAaagataagaatcatatacataccttggaGAAACTATAACTCCCAAAACTCAAGCTCCAACTCCAACTCTAAggctcaacaacttcaatggaATCTTAGGAACAACTTTCTCTTCACAAGTTCGGGTtaacggggctcggatcttactaaatcttcactaatatgatggaaaatgttgagaGGAAATATCTAAGGGTTTTCTCTGATTTTGGGAAGTGAAAATAATGAATTAACACGTGGGGGTTACATATATATTGATGGAACTAGAAAGTTGCAGCAGTGCGGGTCAACGGTGGGTCGACGGCGCGTCGACGTGCTCCGACGACCTTCCACCTGAAACTTCAGAGGCGGCGGAGCATCGGCGGTCCAcaacgacggctcgtcgacgtgtcgacggcccATTAATATGGACTGGTTTTGCAGGGTTTTTTTTCCTGGGTCAATCCAACTcatgtcgattcgattcgtttaacttctaatcctgtcgTATTGCAAAAAACTTACTTATACTTTGGTACACGCGAGGTAAGACACTTAATACCTCAAAAGCTCAGGTACGGATCTCCATACTAAGAATATAAACCATCCATAAGCCAAGGACTGCTTGCGACAAAAACGAGAGGTGTAGCATTttcccccccttagaaacattcgtcctcgaatgttcatacgaGTCATGGACTATAAAATTTTGGTAGAGTCTCCCCTATAGATGTACCAATCCAACCTGTACACAGCGACCCAagataatgccacacagggctacatcctaaaatatacaacaccatgacctcacacgaccaatcacaataatTATAAATAAAATCAATACCTGGGGGAGGTGATACCTCAGACTGAGCCTCCTAAGATGACAGAAATAAATAGTGGTATTTTTccttcatttcctcttctgcttcccaagtcatttcctcaacattattattcctccaaagaactttaacggaagccacattCTTATTCTAAAATCGACGAacctgtctatccaatatagccactggggtttcctcgtatgataactgctcggtcacttggatatcatctaccggtacaattctcgaaggatctccaatacacttacagagcatggacacatggaatactgAATGTACATACTCCAGCTTagaaggtagctctaactcatatgccaccttacccactgtacgaataattctatatggcccaatgtaccaAGGGCTCAACTtaaccttcttgccaaatctcatcactcccttcataggcgagactttcaggaagacccaatcgcctacctcatACTCTAACTTGCGCCGccaattatctgcataggatttctataGACTCTGTGTTGCCAACAACCTTTCTCGAATCGCTTTCACTTTGCCAACTGCTTGTTGTatcaagtctgggcctactaaccgATTTTCTTCCACATCAAACCATCCTACAtgtgatctacatctccgcccgtataaagcctcaaaatgagccatctggatactggaatgataactgttattatatgcaaactcaataagaggaaaatgatcatcccagctacctctgaagtcaaccacacaagctctcagcatgtcctcaagtgtctgtacaGTATGCTCCGCTTGtacatctgtctgcggatgaaatgcagtactaagactcacctgagtccccaatccattctgaaaagatttccagaagttagttgtaaactgcgctcctctatctgaaataatggctgtaggaacaccatgaagtagtagaatctctttaagataaagcttcgcataatcttcaacTGAATAAGTAATTCTGACAGGCAggaagtgggctgactttgtaagcctatcaactatgacccatattgaatcatacttccgcggagtacagggcaaccctgtaataaaatccatagtaattatctcccatttccaagtcagaatctcaatagcctgtaataaacctccaggcttctggtgctctatcttaacttgctgacaattcggatactgagcgacaaattctgctatatctcttttcataccatcccaccaataaacttccttgagatcatggtacattttttttgtgcccggatgaatagaatagtgagaataatgggcttcccccataacctgctgacgaagccctgcaacattaggaatgcacaatctacctctatacctgagtactccatctcctgcaatcaTAAAGGGTGTCTTCTCTTTCTGAGGCGCCGCATCCcgataataaaataaaataggatcttcatactgatgctcctttatctcggctaccaaagatgacatcatTGTATTCTGAATCGTAACTCATGTATCACCTGAATCTAAcaaccgaactccaaggctagccaaCTGACGAACTTCGCGCACCATCTCCCTCATCTCTGGCCGTACATATGATAGGCttcccatggatttacgactcagagcatcagctactacattagccttcccaggatggtacagaatatcagcattataatctttcagcaactctagccatcgcctctggcGTAAATTCAAGTCcctctgcttaaagatatactggaggctcttgtgatcagtataaatatcaacatgaacactgtataaataatgtctccacatcttcaaggcatgaatcactgcatcTAACTCAAGAttatgggttggatagttcttctcttgcttcttcaactgtctagaagcataggcATCAACCTTACCGTGTtccattaatacacaacccaatccaatacCTTAagtatcacaatatatcacatagctaTCTAtaccctctggaagagtcaagacgggtgctgaAGTCAAGTTGTCCTTCAATATCCaaaaactccgctcacatgcatccgtctactgaaacttagctgatttctgagtcagcttggtcaatggggTTGA
Coding sequences:
- the LOC132626712 gene encoding receptor-like protein kinase ANXUR1 → MKLCTCVNFLVIVTTFCSILSKVNSSKNDTNSYSFVLACGATNNATDADGRIWSPDSTYLSSSSSSNSITSKAKYQDPSLTSDIPYMTARIFKTQTAYTFPISPKSRHWIRLHFYPSSYDNFNCSNSFFSVTVGEFTLLNNFSASIIAQALTQAYIIREFTLVPLQTSTLNITFSPSSVYKDAFAFINGVEIVSMPEIFQAATMVGFTDQTTDTQDSFMQTMFRLNIGGQYIPAGNDSGLGRIWYDDAPYLFGASFGITSVANNSLKIAYPSNLPEYIAPVDVYRTARSMGPNPDVNRNYNLTWIFQIDANFTYLVRLHFCDFEMKRMNQRVFNIYINNQTALEDVDLIALYAAQGVPAYKDFVIYATAQPGDDQEMWVALHPSDKTRAQFYDVILNGLEIFKINDTTGNLAGPNPVPSPPPVLATDSQPKPSFASNKTSKKGIIAGSVVGMAAGFGIVLGVLAFVKRRKNMSNGGNKSSRGGWLPIYSSSRTTETRTTISGKSSRSSHISNMGGGLCRRFSFDEIKHGTKNFDESRVIGVGGFGKVYRGEIDGGTIVAIKRANPSSEQGLHEFQTEIDLLSKLRHRHLVSLIGACEDNGEMILVYDYMANGTLREHLYKHNKPPLSWKQRLDICIGAARGLHYLHTGARYTIIHRDVKTTNILLDDKWVAKVSDFGLSKTGPNLHQTHVSTMIKGSFGYLDPEYFRRQQLTEKSDVYSFGVVLFEVISGRPALNPSLPKEQVSLADWALHCHRRNTTKEIVDPHIKGEIIQECLKQFVDTAVSCLSDHGTDRPSMGSVLWNLEYCLQLQSNPDGPKVVAEQKANDAYAMHTELLSIEEEGGEGQESEDHSTEAAFSQIVNPQGR